The stretch of DNA CTTCTACCTTGCGGAGCACCGCCTTGCTGCCGTCAACCACATACACTTCCCCGTCGCTGGTGCTCCCGGCAAAAGCCTCTCTGGGGATGGTGAGCGCAGCCACTTTTTCGCCCGCCACAAAACGGGCTTTGCCGTTCATGCCTGCCTTGAGCATCGCACCGGATGGGTTATCAATGGCAATTTCCACCCGGAAACGCTTGGACTCGTCTGCCTTGACGTCCACTAAGTTGACCGTGCCGGTGAACTTCTTGCCCTGATAAACATCGGCGGTCACTTCCACTTTTTGCCCTTTCCTGGCGGTCACCACCTGCGCTTCCGTCAGATAGACGTTCAGGAAAATCGTGCTCACGTTCACGATGTTTGCCACCGGGGTGCCAGGGGCAAGGTAAGAGCCGTTCTCCA from Saprospiraceae bacterium encodes:
- a CDS encoding efflux RND transporter periplasmic adaptor subunit, translated to ENGSYLAPGTPVANIVNVSTIFLNVYLTEAQVVTARKGQKVEVTADVYQGKKFTGTVNLVDVKADESKRFRVEIAIDNPSGAMLKAGMNGKARFVAGEKVAALTIPREAFAGSTSDGEVYVVDGSKAVLRKVEAGETFDNMVEIFAGLREGETVVLTGQINLTNGATVKVIK